One stretch of Streptomyces agglomeratus DNA includes these proteins:
- a CDS encoding amino acid ABC transporter permease codes for MTDKFDKAPAEEPPEDSPAAKAEATPASTAPPEQIKAIPVRHWGRWVSGVIVVALLGTLIYAFSQGNVQWDTVGDFIFDQRIIEGMGRTLLISVLSMAIGLVLGVVFAVMRLSKNPVTGAVAWLYIWFFRGTPVFVQLLLWFNLALIFPILNIGFYKDEMVDVMTPFMVALLGLGLNEGAYMAEIVRAGIQSVDEGQTEAAHALGMKNSKTMRRVVLPQAMRVIVPPTGNEFINLLKTSSLVAVVTYVDLTRAAQNIGSTSFAVMEMLLVASVWYLVLTSIFSVGQYYLERRYARGSLRTLPPTPWQKVKRNLTSFSSPRGA; via the coding sequence GTGACTGACAAGTTCGACAAGGCGCCCGCCGAAGAGCCCCCCGAGGATTCTCCGGCCGCCAAGGCGGAAGCCACCCCCGCTTCCACCGCTCCCCCCGAGCAGATCAAGGCCATCCCGGTACGGCACTGGGGCCGCTGGGTCTCCGGCGTGATCGTGGTCGCGCTGCTCGGCACGCTGATCTACGCGTTCTCGCAGGGCAACGTCCAGTGGGACACGGTCGGGGACTTCATCTTCGACCAGCGGATCATCGAGGGCATGGGCCGCACGCTGCTGATCAGCGTGCTGTCGATGGCCATCGGCCTGGTCCTGGGTGTCGTCTTCGCGGTCATGCGACTGTCGAAGAACCCCGTCACCGGGGCAGTCGCGTGGCTGTACATCTGGTTCTTCCGCGGCACGCCCGTGTTCGTCCAGCTGCTGCTGTGGTTCAACCTCGCCTTGATTTTCCCGATCCTGAACATCGGGTTCTACAAGGACGAGATGGTCGACGTCATGACCCCGTTCATGGTCGCCCTGCTGGGCCTGGGCCTGAACGAGGGTGCCTACATGGCGGAGATCGTCCGTGCGGGCATCCAGTCGGTCGACGAGGGCCAGACCGAGGCGGCGCACGCGCTGGGCATGAAGAACAGCAAGACCATGCGCCGCGTGGTGCTGCCGCAGGCGATGCGGGTGATCGTGCCGCCGACCGGAAACGAGTTCATCAACCTGCTCAAGACGTCGTCCCTGGTCGCGGTCGTGACGTACGTGGACCTGACACGAGCGGCGCAGAACATCGGCTCCACGTCCTTCGCCGTGATGGAGATGCTCCTCGTGGCCTCCGTCTGGTACCTGGTCCTGACCAGCATCTTCAGCGTCGGCCAGTACTACCTGGAGCGCCGTTACGCACGGGGCTCCCTGCGGACGCTGCCGCCGACTCCGTGGCAGAAGGTCAAGCGCAACCTGACGTCCTTCTCCAGCCCGAGGGGGGCATGA
- a CDS encoding amino acid ABC transporter ATP-binding protein → MVKAEGVHKSYGAAHILKGIDLEVAPREVFCLVGPSGSGKSTFLRCINHLEQINAGRLSVDGRLVGYREKGDKLYELKDSEVAAHRRDIGMVFQRFNLFPHMTALENVMEAPIQVKGEAKAVARARAERLLDRVGLADKSKNYPSQLSGGQQQRVAIARALAMEPKLMLFDEPTSALDPELVGDVLDVMRGLAEDGMTMIVVTHEMGFAREVGDALVFMDDGVVVEAGNPRDVLTNPQHDRTKAFLSKVL, encoded by the coding sequence ATGGTGAAGGCCGAGGGCGTACACAAGTCCTACGGCGCCGCCCACATCCTCAAGGGCATCGACCTGGAGGTCGCCCCGCGTGAGGTGTTCTGCCTGGTCGGCCCGTCCGGCTCCGGCAAGTCCACGTTCCTGCGGTGCATCAACCACCTGGAGCAAATCAACGCCGGCCGGCTCTCGGTCGACGGCCGGCTCGTGGGTTACCGCGAGAAGGGCGACAAGCTCTACGAGCTGAAGGACAGCGAGGTCGCGGCGCACCGCCGGGACATCGGCATGGTCTTCCAGCGCTTCAACCTCTTCCCGCACATGACGGCGCTCGAAAACGTCATGGAGGCCCCGATCCAGGTCAAGGGCGAGGCGAAGGCGGTGGCCCGCGCGCGGGCCGAGCGTCTGCTGGACCGCGTCGGCCTGGCCGACAAGTCCAAGAACTACCCGTCGCAGCTCTCCGGCGGCCAGCAGCAGCGTGTGGCGATCGCCCGCGCGCTGGCCATGGAGCCGAAGCTGATGCTCTTCGACGAGCCGACGTCGGCGCTCGACCCCGAGCTGGTGGGCGACGTGCTCGACGTCATGCGCGGTCTCGCCGAGGACGGCATGACGATGATCGTCGTCACGCACGAGATGGGCTTCGCCCGTGAGGTCGGCGACGCGCTGGTCTTCATGGACGACGGCGTGGTGGTCGAGGCGGGCAACCCGCGCGACGTACTGACGAACCCGCAGCACGACCGCACGAAGGCGTTCCTGTCGAAGGTTCTCTAG
- a CDS encoding class I SAM-dependent methyltransferase, translated as MAETGLGMAARTDWAAWQESWDRQQEWYMPDREERFRVMLDMVEALVGPEPRVLDLACGTGSITDRLLKRFPKATSTGVDLDPALLAIARGYFDGDGRVTFVTADLKDPDWTRALPYASYDAVLTATALHWLHSDDLTTLYGQLGGLVRDGGVFMNADHMIDESTPRINAAERAHRHAHMDRAKADGALDWAEWWALAAKDPVLAEPTARRFEIYGEHADGDTPSAAWHGRTLREAGGFGEARTVWRSPSDALVLAVK; from the coding sequence ATGGCGGAGACGGGCTTGGGAATGGCGGCGCGCACGGACTGGGCGGCCTGGCAGGAGAGCTGGGACCGGCAGCAGGAGTGGTACATGCCGGACCGCGAGGAGCGGTTCCGGGTGATGCTCGACATGGTCGAGGCGCTGGTCGGCCCCGAGCCGCGGGTCCTGGATCTGGCCTGCGGTACGGGAAGTATTACGGACCGGCTGCTCAAGCGGTTCCCGAAGGCCACCAGTACCGGGGTCGATCTCGACCCGGCGCTCCTCGCCATCGCGCGCGGGTACTTCGACGGGGACGGGCGGGTCACCTTCGTGACGGCCGACCTGAAGGACCCGGACTGGACCCGTGCGCTGCCGTACGCGTCGTACGACGCCGTCCTCACGGCCACGGCGCTGCACTGGCTGCACAGCGACGACCTCACCACCCTGTACGGGCAGCTCGGCGGCCTGGTGCGCGACGGCGGCGTCTTCATGAACGCCGACCACATGATCGACGAGAGCACCCCGCGCATCAACGCGGCCGAGCGCGCCCACCGCCACGCCCACATGGACCGCGCCAAAGCCGATGGGGCGCTGGACTGGGCCGAGTGGTGGGCCCTGGCCGCCAAGGACCCCGTACTGGCCGAGCCGACCGCCAGGCGCTTCGAGATCTACGGCGAGCACGCGGACGGCGACACCCCGAGCGCCGCGTGGCACGGGCGGACGCTGCGCGAGGCCGGCGGCTTCGGGGAGGCGCGGACGGTGTGGCGCTCACCGTCGGACGCGCTGGTGCTGGCGGTGAAGTAG
- a CDS encoding CGNR zinc finger domain-containing protein, whose translation MELAYYSDYAVRLVNSEEPARNKDTLTSVEAVRSLFGGNASAARRATDADVTRFRSVRGRLRAIFEAADGGDETLAVDLLNSLLMEFPVSPQISGHETRKEDGRPDWHMHLADHPSNATAGYAAIASMGLAFHLTEHGADRLGLCQAPPCRNAYLDTSTNRSRRYCSDRCATRANVAAYRARKRLETDRSANTGRTADSSQESTTTADR comes from the coding sequence GTGGAACTGGCCTATTACTCGGACTACGCCGTGCGCCTGGTCAACAGCGAGGAGCCGGCCCGCAACAAGGACACCCTCACGTCGGTGGAAGCGGTCAGGTCGCTCTTCGGCGGCAACGCGTCGGCGGCCCGGCGGGCGACCGACGCGGACGTCACGCGTTTCCGTTCCGTACGGGGCCGCCTGCGCGCGATCTTCGAGGCGGCGGACGGGGGCGACGAGACCCTCGCCGTCGACCTGCTGAACTCCCTGCTGATGGAGTTCCCGGTCAGCCCGCAGATTTCGGGCCACGAGACGCGCAAGGAGGACGGCCGCCCGGACTGGCACATGCACCTCGCCGACCACCCGTCCAACGCGACGGCGGGGTACGCCGCCATCGCCTCGATGGGCCTGGCCTTCCACCTGACCGAGCACGGGGCGGACCGCCTCGGCCTGTGCCAGGCGCCGCCGTGCCGCAACGCCTACCTCGACACCTCGACCAACCGCTCGCGCCGCTACTGCTCGGACCGCTGCGCGACCCGTGCCAACGTCGCCGCCTACCGGGCCCGCAAGCGCCTGGAGACCGACCGGTCGGCGAATACGGGCCGTACGGCGGACAGCAGCCAGGAGAGCACCACCACGGCCGACCGCTGA
- the sodX gene encoding nickel-type superoxide dismutase maturation protease: MVDQGRDPTAMFGVAEVTGLSMVPTLRHRDQLLVHYGAVLRPGDVAVLRHPLQQDLLIVKRLVDRRGAGWWVLGDNPDAEVVDSRAFGAVPPELILGRVRARYRPIRDGRQRSAVVVLSWLLSAVRPVFADRSVSRRLRAR, from the coding sequence ATGGTGGATCAAGGGCGGGATCCGACCGCGATGTTCGGGGTCGCCGAAGTGACGGGACTTTCCATGGTGCCGACACTGCGGCACCGGGATCAGCTGCTGGTGCACTACGGAGCGGTACTGCGGCCGGGGGACGTGGCCGTTCTGCGCCATCCCCTCCAGCAGGATCTGCTCATCGTGAAGCGGCTGGTGGACCGGCGGGGGGCCGGCTGGTGGGTGCTCGGCGACAATCCGGACGCCGAGGTCGTGGACAGCCGGGCGTTCGGGGCGGTGCCCCCCGAGCTGATCCTGGGACGCGTCCGCGCCCGGTACCGCCCGATCCGGGACGGGCGTCAGCGGTCGGCCGTGGTGGTGCTCTCCTGGCTGCTGTCCGCCGTACGGCCCGTATTCGCCGACCGGTCGGTCTCCAGGCGCTTGCGGGCCCGGTAG
- the sodN gene encoding superoxide dismutase, Ni gives MLSRLFAPKVKVSAHCDLPCGVYDPAQARIEAESVKATQEKMQANDDAHFQARATVIKEQRAELAKHHVSVLWSDYFKPPHFEKYPELHQLVNDALKALSAAKASTDPATGQKALDYIAQIDKIFWETKKA, from the coding sequence ATGCTCTCCCGCCTGTTTGCCCCCAAGGTGAAGGTCAGCGCACACTGCGACCTGCCCTGCGGCGTGTACGACCCGGCCCAGGCCCGCATCGAGGCCGAGTCGGTCAAGGCCACGCAGGAAAAGATGCAGGCCAACGACGACGCGCACTTCCAGGCGCGCGCCACAGTCATCAAGGAGCAGCGCGCGGAGCTCGCCAAGCACCACGTTTCGGTGCTGTGGAGCGACTACTTCAAGCCCCCGCACTTCGAGAAGTACCCGGAGCTGCACCAGCTCGTCAATGACGCCCTCAAGGCGCTCAGCGCCGCGAAGGCTTCGACCGACCCCGCGACGGGCCAGAAGGCGCTGGACTACATCGCCCAGATCGACAAGATCTTCTGGGAGACCAAGAAGGCCTGA
- a CDS encoding ATP-grasp domain-containing protein has translation MAPVTGTQRDFLAVAPRYSPTRELLSAAAGRRGMDVVTLAVPGGTPFAGEREGGHYYGGPLFAARVADDLSVAPLEPADEWLSALPGEFTRRHVTTGTLETARRLRRPMFVKPPRDKSFPAGVYADGHCLPGGLAPDTSVLISDVVTWKVEFRLFVLDGEVRTGSQYATFGQLDAAPLDGHRHRGTVMDFAERLLTACGRTLPSAVVVDVGLLRTPAGGPAGEWAVVEANMAWFSNCYAADPDRALDVVLRGAGPRARLTERDRPFWRPGTAPAGAGPGKRRPHPLRQGPPG, from the coding sequence ATGGCGCCTGTGACTGGGACGCAGCGTGACTTTCTGGCGGTGGCACCGCGGTACAGCCCGACCCGGGAGCTGCTCTCGGCGGCGGCCGGACGCAGGGGGATGGACGTCGTGACACTCGCCGTCCCCGGTGGGACGCCTTTCGCGGGGGAACGGGAGGGCGGTCATTACTACGGCGGCCCGCTGTTCGCGGCGAGGGTCGCCGACGACCTTTCGGTCGCGCCCCTGGAGCCGGCCGACGAGTGGCTGTCCGCCCTGCCCGGAGAGTTCACGCGGAGACATGTCACCACGGGGACCCTGGAGACGGCGCGACGTCTGAGGCGCCCCATGTTCGTGAAGCCACCGAGGGACAAGAGCTTCCCGGCCGGGGTGTACGCCGACGGGCACTGCCTGCCCGGCGGGCTCGCACCGGACACAAGCGTGCTCATCAGTGACGTAGTGACGTGGAAGGTCGAGTTCCGGTTGTTCGTCCTCGACGGGGAGGTCCGCACGGGCTCGCAGTACGCCACCTTCGGACAGCTCGACGCGGCGCCCCTGGACGGACACCGCCACCGGGGCACGGTCATGGACTTCGCGGAGCGCCTGCTCACCGCCTGCGGCCGTACGCTGCCCAGCGCGGTGGTGGTGGACGTCGGCCTGCTGCGCACGCCCGCGGGCGGCCCGGCCGGGGAATGGGCCGTGGTCGAGGCCAACATGGCCTGGTTCAGCAACTGTTACGCCGCCGATCCCGACCGCGCACTCGACGTCGTCCTGCGCGGCGCGGGCCCACGCGCGCGACTCACGGAGCGCGACCGGCCGTTCTGGCGGCCCGGCACCGCCCCGGCCGGGGCAGGGCCCGGGAAAAGAAGACCGCACCCGCTCCGTCAGGGGCCGCCGGGGTAG
- a CDS encoding HNH endonuclease family protein: MRKLTSLVPALLAAAAVVVGAAPGAGAAPGDTVTTTVEKVIESLPVAAEDSAGYSAGRFRHWTDPDQDGCDTRAEVIIAEATTPPAVDGRCTITGGAWHSYYDKKDHFGAGALDVDHLVPLAEAWRSGASAWTDEERERYANDMGDPRVLAAVTASEKRRKGDRDPARWEPSDDSADCRYIAEWAAVKARWKLSVDSDELAAMQNMVVECQTEEITYELAL, from the coding sequence ATGCGCAAGCTCACGTCCCTGGTGCCCGCACTCCTCGCCGCCGCCGCGGTCGTCGTCGGGGCGGCGCCCGGCGCCGGCGCCGCTCCCGGTGACACGGTCACCACGACAGTCGAGAAGGTCATCGAGAGCCTGCCGGTCGCGGCCGAGGACAGCGCCGGGTACAGCGCGGGGAGGTTCAGGCACTGGACCGATCCGGACCAGGACGGCTGTGACACCCGCGCCGAGGTGATCATCGCGGAGGCGACCACTCCGCCCGCCGTCGACGGGCGGTGCACCATCACGGGAGGTGCGTGGCACTCGTACTACGACAAGAAGGACCACTTCGGTGCCGGAGCCCTCGACGTCGACCATCTGGTGCCGCTCGCCGAGGCGTGGCGCAGCGGAGCGTCGGCGTGGACCGACGAGGAACGGGAGCGGTACGCGAACGACATGGGCGACCCGCGCGTGCTCGCCGCAGTCACGGCCTCCGAGAAGCGCCGCAAGGGCGACAGGGATCCGGCGCGGTGGGAGCCGTCCGACGACAGTGCCGACTGCCGGTACATCGCCGAGTGGGCCGCGGTGAAGGCGCGTTGGAAGCTGTCCGTGGACTCCGACGAGCTGGCGGCGATGCAGAACATGGTCGTGGAGTGCCAGACGGAGGAGATCACGTACGAGCTGGCCCTCTGA
- a CDS encoding winged helix DNA-binding domain-containing protein translates to METAERRARLARRHRLAAESRADDPVEVARDLVALHGTDPSSVHLGALVRMKAGGVADVERALYEDRSLLRLLGMRRTVFVTSLDVAPVIQAACSRALAARERRLLLQLLSAAGVAADAAGTEEWLAGAERAALDALEAGGEITAAELAAADPRLSTELVLSKGKSYEGWQKVASRLLLLLAAEGLAVRGRPRGSWTSHQYRWSPLTRWCPDGLPEPDTRDAETELARRWLRTFGPGTADDLRWWTGWTKTQVKRVLAELRPVEADLEGGGTGLLLADDLDPTPAPAPWAALLPALDSTPMGWHARDWYLGEHALRLFDRAGNIGPSLWWNGRIVGGWAQDATGEIVCRFLEDVGRDAEAAVRTEAERLAPLLTGVRLTARTRGKTWLEEELTA, encoded by the coding sequence ATGGAAACGGCCGAGCGGCGGGCACGGCTGGCACGGCGGCACCGGCTGGCGGCGGAGTCCAGGGCGGACGACCCGGTGGAGGTGGCGCGCGACCTGGTGGCGCTGCACGGCACCGACCCGTCGTCCGTCCACCTCGGGGCGCTGGTACGGATGAAGGCGGGCGGCGTCGCGGACGTCGAGCGCGCGCTGTACGAAGACCGCTCACTGCTGCGGCTGCTCGGCATGCGGCGCACCGTTTTCGTCACGTCCCTCGACGTCGCCCCGGTGATCCAGGCCGCGTGCTCCCGCGCGCTGGCCGCACGGGAGCGCCGCCTGCTGCTGCAACTCCTTTCGGCCGCGGGCGTGGCCGCCGACGCCGCCGGCACCGAGGAGTGGCTCGCCGGGGCCGAGCGGGCCGCGCTCGACGCCCTGGAGGCCGGGGGCGAGATCACGGCCGCGGAACTGGCGGCCGCCGACCCACGGCTGAGCACCGAGCTCGTACTGTCGAAGGGCAAGTCCTACGAGGGCTGGCAGAAGGTCGCCAGCCGCCTGCTGCTCCTGCTCGCCGCCGAAGGGCTCGCCGTACGGGGCAGGCCGCGCGGATCGTGGACGTCCCACCAGTACCGCTGGTCACCACTGACCCGGTGGTGTCCGGACGGCCTGCCCGAACCGGACACCCGGGATGCCGAGACGGAGCTGGCCAGGCGCTGGCTGCGCACGTTCGGTCCCGGCACGGCCGACGACCTGCGCTGGTGGACGGGCTGGACCAAGACGCAGGTCAAGCGGGTCCTGGCCGAGCTGCGCCCGGTCGAGGCCGACCTGGAGGGCGGCGGCACCGGCCTGCTGCTCGCCGACGACCTCGATCCGACGCCCGCCCCCGCGCCCTGGGCCGCGCTGCTGCCCGCCCTGGACTCGACGCCGATGGGCTGGCACGCCCGCGACTGGTATCTGGGTGAGCACGCCCTTCGTCTCTTCGACCGCGCGGGCAACATCGGCCCCTCCCTGTGGTGGAACGGCCGGATCGTCGGCGGCTGGGCCCAGGACGCCACCGGGGAGATCGTCTGCCGCTTCCTGGAGGACGTGGGCCGGGACGCCGAAGCCGCCGTACGCACGGAGGCCGAGCGTCTCGCCCCGCTGCTGACGGGCGTACGCCTGACGGCGCGTACGCGGGGCAAGACCTGGCTGGAGGAGGAGCTGACGGCCTGA
- a CDS encoding NAD(P)H-binding protein produces MTPAIAVTGASGRIGGRVARRLAGAGVSQLLLGRDPARLPELPGAVKAPPASYGDAEAMRAAVDGAGTLFLVSAHEAPGRVREHKTAVDAALAAGAERIVYVSLLGAAPDATFTFARDHWHTEQYIRSTGVRHTFLRDSFYQAALPAMTGKDGVIRGPAGEGRVSAVAHEDIADAAAAVLLAELEGLDSHDGATYELTGPQALSFAEITRELSRATGRAISYVPQTREEAYASRAVYKAEPWEVQGWVSSYEAMANGEMEAVSDDVPRLTGRPATTFAEFLRENPDSYRHLAG; encoded by the coding sequence ATGACCCCAGCAATCGCCGTCACCGGAGCGAGCGGCCGGATCGGCGGACGTGTCGCACGCCGTCTCGCCGGCGCCGGTGTTTCGCAGCTCCTCCTCGGCCGCGACCCCGCCCGGCTGCCCGAGCTGCCCGGCGCGGTCAAGGCGCCCCCCGCCTCCTACGGCGACGCGGAGGCGATGCGCGCCGCGGTGGACGGCGCCGGAACGCTCTTCCTCGTCTCGGCGCACGAGGCCCCCGGGCGGGTGCGGGAGCACAAGACCGCCGTGGACGCGGCCCTCGCGGCGGGCGCGGAACGGATCGTGTACGTGTCCCTCCTGGGCGCGGCGCCCGACGCGACCTTCACCTTCGCCCGCGACCACTGGCACACCGAGCAGTACATCCGCTCCACCGGCGTACGCCACACCTTCCTGCGCGACAGCTTCTACCAGGCCGCGCTCCCCGCGATGACCGGCAAGGACGGCGTCATCCGCGGCCCGGCCGGGGAAGGACGCGTCTCGGCCGTCGCGCACGAGGACATCGCGGACGCGGCGGCCGCCGTACTGCTCGCCGAGCTGGAGGGCCTCGACAGCCACGACGGCGCCACGTACGAACTGACCGGCCCCCAGGCCCTGTCCTTCGCCGAGATCACGCGGGAGCTGAGCCGGGCCACGGGCCGCGCGATCAGTTACGTGCCGCAGACGCGTGAGGAGGCGTACGCCTCACGGGCCGTGTACAAGGCCGAGCCGTGGGAGGTGCAGGGCTGGGTGTCCTCGTACGAGGCCATGGCCAACGGCGAGATGGAGGCCGTCTCCGACGACGTCCCCCGCCTGACCGGCCGCCCGGCCACGACGTTCGCCGAGTTCCTTCGCGAAAACCCGGACAGTTATCGGCACTTGGCCGGATAA
- a CDS encoding LysR family transcriptional regulator: protein MELEVRHLRALCAIADTGSLHKAARTLGMSQPSLTTQLRRIENALGAELFSRERTGCRPTPLGRAVLSRARPLVEQMSALVADARAAAVRSSEDPHLRIGATASRVIGGWLRRLRTRLPESATSLHVDVSAHTLLRLLAAGQLDVAFVHEVEGSALRMPAGLEQRVLVEREPQFIAMSRDHPAAGGSVVELTDLATDRWMVDPTVDGEWEGVRRVFAAAGLDPPVLRGDYHTATSLIVMGEAVAPCQPTSGPRDDMAIRPLRGDPLAVRLLLVWRPGFTGAAGVYADLEAAYREAAMRAPGYRQWLLRNESPLPAASAPACGEVGVRGPGRPGPFVRSDGANGRTKECCPAGGH, encoded by the coding sequence ATGGAGCTTGAGGTCAGGCACCTTCGCGCGTTGTGCGCCATCGCCGACACCGGCAGCCTGCACAAGGCCGCCCGTACGCTCGGGATGAGCCAGCCGTCGCTGACCACGCAGCTCCGCCGTATCGAGAACGCGCTGGGCGCGGAGCTGTTCTCGCGCGAGCGCACCGGCTGCCGTCCGACGCCGCTGGGGCGTGCGGTGCTCAGCAGGGCGCGCCCCCTCGTCGAGCAGATGAGCGCGCTGGTGGCCGATGCGAGAGCGGCCGCCGTCCGTTCCTCGGAAGACCCGCACCTGCGGATCGGAGCCACCGCCAGCCGGGTCATCGGAGGGTGGCTGCGCAGACTGCGGACGCGGCTGCCGGAGTCCGCCACCTCGCTCCATGTCGACGTATCGGCCCATACGCTGCTGCGGCTGCTCGCGGCCGGGCAGCTCGATGTCGCCTTCGTGCACGAGGTGGAGGGCTCCGCGCTGCGGATGCCGGCGGGCCTCGAACAGCGCGTACTGGTCGAGCGGGAGCCGCAGTTCATCGCGATGTCGCGCGACCATCCGGCGGCCGGCGGGTCCGTGGTGGAGCTGACCGACCTGGCCACCGACCGGTGGATGGTCGACCCCACGGTGGACGGCGAATGGGAGGGCGTGCGGCGCGTGTTCGCCGCGGCCGGTCTCGACCCGCCCGTTCTGCGCGGGGACTACCACACGGCGACGTCCCTGATCGTGATGGGCGAGGCGGTCGCCCCCTGCCAGCCGACCTCGGGACCGCGCGACGACATGGCGATCCGCCCGCTGCGGGGCGACCCGCTGGCCGTACGGCTGCTGCTCGTCTGGCGGCCGGGTTTCACCGGGGCGGCAGGCGTGTACGCCGATCTGGAGGCCGCGTACCGCGAGGCGGCGATGCGGGCGCCCGGCTACCGGCAGTGGCTGCTGCGCAACGAGAGTCCGCTGCCGGCGGCGAGCGCGCCGGCGTGCGGCGAGGTGGGCGTACGCGGGCCCGGCCGACCGGGTCCTTTCGTCCGCTCCGATGGTGCCAATGGCCGTACGAAGGAATGCTGCCCGGCCGGGGGCCATTGA
- the snpA gene encoding snapalysin, giving the protein MRHPRTLLTTALGLGLAAATLGAVPATAAPSASASNNSYVTYEKSKENAAANKAFFDAVKKSVAEKRAANPGALAVTVVYSAASAPSFRTQIARSTQIWNSSVTNVKLQEGSNPDFVYREGNDPRGSYASTDGHGSGYIFLDYRQNQQYNSTRVTSHETGHVLGLPDHYSGPCSELMSGGGPGTSCQNATPDQRERNRVNQLWQNGFAPAAS; this is encoded by the coding sequence ATGCGGCACCCAAGAACCCTCCTCACCACCGCTCTCGGCCTCGGCCTCGCCGCCGCGACGCTCGGCGCCGTACCGGCGACGGCGGCGCCCTCGGCCTCGGCCTCGAACAACTCGTACGTCACGTACGAGAAGTCCAAGGAGAACGCCGCCGCCAACAAGGCATTCTTCGACGCCGTGAAGAAGTCGGTCGCCGAGAAGCGCGCCGCCAACCCCGGCGCCCTGGCCGTCACGGTCGTCTACTCCGCGGCGAGCGCGCCGAGCTTCCGCACGCAGATAGCCAGGAGCACCCAGATCTGGAACAGCTCCGTCACCAACGTGAAGCTCCAGGAAGGCTCCAACCCGGACTTCGTCTACCGGGAGGGCAATGACCCCCGCGGCTCGTACGCCAGCACCGACGGCCACGGCAGCGGGTACATCTTCCTCGACTACCGCCAGAACCAGCAGTACAACTCGACCCGCGTCACCTCCCACGAGACCGGCCATGTGCTGGGTCTGCCCGACCACTACTCGGGCCCATGCAGCGAGCTGATGTCGGGCGGCGGCCCCGGCACGTCCTGCCAGAACGCCACCCCCGACCAGCGCGAGCGCAACCGCGTCAACCAGTTGTGGCAGAACGGCTTCGCCCCGGCCGCTTCCTGA
- a CDS encoding DUF6304 family protein, with product MTGEPWAGWYRDREGSVAVRIAADGQRLRTRIRGVDFEGDSFDALDPAAGPPPEGAGFALSGGSLCDCVLEWDIPMPVYADGRVHRATLSCLLALGRPLPAGGLDREHLALTLHFDGAAYESERAEHDFEHALTVIQRRLPPGAYLRSCISCAFSDYHPAAGGLFGNLACFRGAKEKYRAVAGKDELFELWDERSGFVQETWACADFERRPAGGPGTGYRGAFPYVRADSAAPPVPVVPQTPLAAEATG from the coding sequence ATGACAGGAGAGCCATGGGCCGGCTGGTACCGCGACCGTGAGGGTTCCGTCGCCGTCCGCATAGCGGCGGACGGACAGCGGCTTCGTACCCGCATCAGGGGAGTGGACTTCGAGGGCGACAGCTTCGACGCGCTGGACCCGGCGGCCGGGCCGCCGCCCGAGGGGGCGGGGTTCGCGCTGTCGGGCGGCTCGCTGTGCGACTGCGTACTCGAATGGGACATCCCGATGCCCGTGTACGCCGACGGGCGGGTCCACCGGGCCACCCTCAGCTGCCTGCTCGCGCTGGGCAGGCCGCTTCCGGCAGGCGGCCTCGACCGCGAACATCTGGCTCTGACCCTGCACTTCGACGGCGCGGCGTACGAGTCGGAGCGGGCGGAGCACGACTTCGAGCACGCTCTGACGGTCATCCAGCGACGGCTGCCGCCCGGCGCGTACCTGCGGTCCTGCATCTCCTGCGCCTTCTCCGACTACCACCCCGCCGCGGGCGGTCTGTTCGGGAATCTCGCCTGCTTCCGGGGGGCCAAGGAGAAGTACCGGGCGGTCGCGGGCAAGGACGAGCTGTTCGAGCTGTGGGACGAGCGGTCCGGGTTCGTACAGGAGACCTGGGCGTGCGCGGACTTCGAGCGCAGGCCGGCCGGGGGGCCGGGGACGGGATACCGCGGCGCGTTCCCGTACGTGCGGGCGGACTCGGCCGCCCCACCGGTCCCGGTGGTCCCGCAGACCCCGCTCGCCGCGGAAGCGACGGGCTAG